The genomic DNA TTGGAGCAATCGACGGCACCGCCCAAAAAGCGTTCGGGGATACCGTGCCGCCGCGGGCGTCCCGACCGAAACGCCGGCTACCGCCACTCGTCGACGGCGACCGTCGACGAGGTCGGCATCGTGAGATAGGCTCCGTCCCGGCAAAGCTCCGCGATGACGAGCTGCTCGCCGTCATCGCCGTCGTCGACCGAAGCCATAACCTCACAGTCCGAAACCGTCACCGGCGTGGCCGGGTTCTGTGACATACATGCTAATAGTTGACAGTGGGTATATAACGGTGACGATGTGACGCCGTGTCATACCGTCGTCTGACGGCAGCTACATATAAATCTTATAAACAAAAATGAGGATTCTGAACAAAAAGGCGAAAGAAAGCCGAAATCCGGCCTATGAGAACTTGTGGACCGTCATATCGAGGGAGCCGAGGTCGACGACCGGCGCGAAGCCGGCGTCGGGGTCGATGTTGACGCTCTTTTGGAAATCGGTCTGGGCCTGCCAGCAGCCGGAGTTGACCGCCAGCACGTTCCGGTACTGTCCCCAGCCGAGCTTGTGGACGTGGCCGGTATGGAAGATATCCGGCACCTCGTCCATAACGAGGTAGTCCTGCTGTTCGGGGGCGAGCCGTGTGTGGCCGCCGAACTGTGGGGCGACGTGGCGCTTTTTCAATAGCTGAAACATCGCCAGATGTGGGTCGTCGTAGCTGGCCTTCGCGTCGGGCATCTCGGCGATGACCTCATCGAGCGAGACGCCGTGGTACATCAGCACCGAAACGCCCTCCAGCGTGACGACAGCGGGGTTGGACGCAATCTGTGCGTCATGGGCGGTCATTATCGACCGGAGCTCCTCGTCGAAGCCAGGTTGGGGTTCGGCGAGCCTGACGGCGTCGTGGTTGCCGGGAATCATCACGATCTCGATGTCGCCCGGAACCGATTTCAGCCGCTCCGAGAACTGCTCGTACTGGTCGAAGATGTCGACGATGTCAAGTTCCTCGTCTTGGTCCGGGTAGACGCCGACTCCTTCGACCATGTCGCCGGCGATGAGCAGATACTCGATGTTCGCCGCTTCGTCGGTATGGAGCCACGCGGCGAACCGTTCCCATGCGTCGGCCATGAACTCCTGGCTACCGACGTGTACGTCGCTTATCAACGCTGCCTCGACATGGCGGTCGGCCGTCGACGGCTCGTGGGTCCGCGGCACGTCCGGGAAGTAGAGGTCGTCGACGAACATGATGGAACCGTCATCGGAGAGTGTCCCCTCAACCGCGACGACCTCATCGTAGAGGAGTTCATCGACGAGCCCGGCGATGTCCCGGTCTTTCAGTATCATGCAGGGGAAGACGCCGGTGGTGTCTTCGAGTTCGATAAGCCAGTGTCCGGACGCGGTAGAGCGGATATCCGAGACCATCCCGACCATCTCGGCTTCGCCGCCGCCCGGACTCGCCTCCAACGCAGAGGCGTTGCGGTGGTTGACCCGTCCTTTCAGCGTCTTCGAGAGGCGCTCGTAGCGGTCCCGGAAGGTCGCCACGAAGTCGTCGTACTCCCCGGTTCCGGTCGACCGACCGGTCATGTCGTTGCCGATGTCGAGGTCGCGGAGCGACTGGTCCGTGTTCCGTTCCCGTGTGGACGCCTCACTTGACCCCTCTGTTTCAACTGGAGGTTCTCCCCCAGATTCAGCGGCGGTGGCGGGTTCTGCAGCCGAAGAAGAGGGGTGTTCATTTCTACCAGACTGCCCGACTCCGCCACTACCATCCTCAGTTTCAACTGGAGACGGGTCGTCATCGGCAGCGTCGGGGACCGGCTCCGGCTGCGAGGCTTCCTGTGCCTGCTCGCCGGCATCGGAGCCGTCCGAAACAGCTCCGGATGAGGCACTCGAGGTGGTCGTTTCGGGGTCGTCCGGGCTGGCGCCGTCGTCCCCCTCCGAAATGGGGTCCCGGCGAGCGGTTGGCCCACCCTCGTCAAGGGCGGCGCGGACATCGTCGGCAGTGAGTTTCAGCGCGTCGTCCGGCGTTGCCTCGACAGCGACAAGCAGCGCCGTGGCAGTGTCGTCAGCACGGGCAAGCAGCGTTATCGCCTCGCGGTCGGCCGTGTAGCCGTGGCTGGCGAGTTCGCGGGCGATGCGGGCCGGCGCTTCCTGCGGCACAGTCGTTGG from Natronomonas pharaonis DSM 2160 includes the following:
- a CDS encoding DUF7556 family protein, coding for MSQNPATPVTVSDCEVMASVDDGDDGEQLVIAELCRDGAYLTMPTSSTVAVDEWR
- a CDS encoding DNA-directed DNA polymerase II small subunit, giving the protein MPQEAPARIARELASHGYTADREAITLLARADDTATALLVAVEATPDDALKLTADDVRAALDEGGPTARRDPISEGDDGASPDDPETTTSSASSGAVSDGSDAGEQAQEASQPEPVPDAADDDPSPVETEDGSGGVGQSGRNEHPSSSAAEPATAAESGGEPPVETEGSSEASTRERNTDQSLRDLDIGNDMTGRSTGTGEYDDFVATFRDRYERLSKTLKGRVNHRNASALEASPGGGEAEMVGMVSDIRSTASGHWLIELEDTTGVFPCMILKDRDIAGLVDELLYDEVVAVEGTLSDDGSIMFVDDLYFPDVPRTHEPSTADRHVEAALISDVHVGSQEFMADAWERFAAWLHTDEAANIEYLLIAGDMVEGVGVYPDQDEELDIVDIFDQYEQFSERLKSVPGDIEIVMIPGNHDAVRLAEPQPGFDEELRSIMTAHDAQIASNPAVVTLEGVSVLMYHGVSLDEVIAEMPDAKASYDDPHLAMFQLLKKRHVAPQFGGHTRLAPEQQDYLVMDEVPDIFHTGHVHKLGWGQYRNVLAVNSGCWQAQTDFQKSVNIDPDAGFAPVVDLGSLDMTVHKFS